A stretch of Myceligenerans xiligouense DNA encodes these proteins:
- a CDS encoding monovalent cation/H+ antiporter complex subunit F: protein MMVAVGVGATVLLAVGAVLAVVRMERGPSMLDRTIAFDVVTTALVGAVAVEAALSRRVESVPILVVLSMVGFIGSVTIARFAAEEPPRSHASGQGTDSSADPADKAPDRGNSSRKGEP, encoded by the coding sequence ATGATGGTCGCCGTCGGGGTGGGAGCTACGGTCCTGCTCGCCGTGGGAGCCGTACTCGCGGTCGTCAGGATGGAAAGAGGCCCTTCCATGCTGGACCGCACGATCGCGTTCGACGTCGTGACGACCGCGCTCGTCGGCGCCGTCGCGGTCGAGGCCGCGCTGTCCCGCCGCGTCGAGTCGGTTCCGATCCTCGTGGTGCTGTCCATGGTGGGGTTCATCGGTTCGGTGACGATCGCCCGGTTCGCCGCCGAGGAGCCGCCGAGGTCTCATGCCTCCGGCCAGGGCACGGACTCGTCGGCCGACCCGGCCGACAAGGCGCCCGACCGCGGGAACAGCTCCCGGAAGGGGGAACCATGA
- a CDS encoding proton-conducting transporter membrane subunit produces MNPWSVQTLVPLPVLVPLFAAGLALALHRYERAQRIISVTALSVVVAAAAGLLVAARDAPVVIDVGGWAAPVGVNLVADPLAALMLLVSGVVLLCVLLYSMAQGIADGGGRAAPAVQDSEAIRRILEAQDPDADEARRRGVLPVAIFHPTYLILAAGVADAFLAGDLFNLFVGFEILLAASYVLLTLGGTVERIRAGSVYVVVALLSSIIFLLAVGLTYAATGTVNMAQLAERLPDVEPGIRLGIQALLLLAFGIKAAIFPLSAWLPDSYPTAPAPVTAVFAGLLTKVGVYAILRTQTLLFPRNEVVEVVLLVLALATMLVGILGAVAQDDVKRLLSFTLVSHIGYMIFGVALATAASTAAAIFYVVHHITVQTALFLVVGLVERRTGTTSLERLGGLAALAPGLAVLFFVPTMNLAGVPPLSGFLGKVGLLEAGVLDGSALAWVLVTGSVVTSLLTLYAVIRAWNKAFWQPAPEDFRPPDETRLPWGMIGPTAALVGIGVALTVVAGPLYDYAEHAANVVMGDAVYVDAVFPDGAPRGTGESDDVTSEEGGP; encoded by the coding sequence GTGAATCCGTGGTCGGTGCAGACGCTCGTCCCCCTGCCCGTACTGGTCCCGTTGTTCGCGGCCGGGCTTGCCCTGGCGCTCCACAGGTACGAGCGCGCGCAACGGATCATCTCCGTGACCGCGCTGTCGGTCGTGGTGGCCGCCGCGGCGGGCCTCCTGGTCGCCGCCCGCGACGCACCGGTCGTGATCGACGTCGGCGGGTGGGCCGCACCCGTCGGGGTCAACCTGGTGGCCGACCCTCTCGCCGCACTCATGCTGCTGGTGAGCGGCGTCGTCCTGCTCTGCGTGCTGCTGTACTCGATGGCACAGGGCATCGCCGACGGTGGCGGCCGGGCAGCGCCCGCCGTCCAGGACTCGGAGGCCATCCGCCGGATCCTGGAGGCACAGGATCCCGACGCCGACGAGGCCCGGCGCCGTGGCGTTCTCCCCGTCGCGATCTTCCATCCGACGTACCTCATCCTGGCGGCCGGGGTCGCGGACGCCTTCCTCGCTGGCGACCTGTTCAACCTGTTCGTCGGGTTCGAGATCCTGCTCGCCGCCTCCTACGTCCTGCTCACACTCGGCGGAACCGTCGAGCGAATCCGTGCCGGCAGCGTCTACGTGGTCGTCGCACTGCTCAGCTCGATCATTTTCCTCCTGGCTGTCGGCCTGACCTACGCGGCAACGGGCACCGTGAACATGGCTCAGCTCGCGGAGCGCCTGCCCGACGTCGAACCCGGTATCCGGCTGGGCATCCAGGCACTGCTCCTGCTCGCCTTCGGGATCAAGGCGGCCATCTTCCCGCTGTCCGCCTGGCTCCCCGACTCCTACCCGACGGCACCCGCGCCGGTGACCGCCGTGTTCGCGGGGCTGCTCACGAAGGTCGGCGTCTACGCGATCCTCCGCACCCAGACGCTCCTCTTCCCGAGGAACGAGGTGGTCGAGGTGGTCCTGCTCGTCCTGGCGCTCGCCACGATGCTGGTCGGCATCCTCGGCGCGGTCGCACAGGACGACGTGAAACGACTGCTGTCCTTCACCCTGGTGAGCCACATCGGCTACATGATCTTCGGGGTGGCGCTCGCCACCGCTGCCAGCACCGCGGCGGCCATCTTCTACGTCGTCCACCACATCACGGTCCAGACGGCGCTGTTCCTCGTCGTCGGCCTCGTGGAACGCCGGACCGGGACGACATCGCTCGAACGACTCGGAGGGCTGGCAGCGCTCGCCCCCGGACTGGCCGTCCTGTTCTTCGTTCCCACGATGAATCTTGCCGGCGTCCCGCCGCTCTCCGGCTTCCTGGGCAAGGTGGGCCTGCTGGAGGCGGGTGTGCTGGACGGCTCGGCCCTGGCCTGGGTCCTGGTCACCGGGTCGGTGGTCACGTCGCTGCTGACCCTGTACGCGGTGATCCGGGCCTGGAACAAGGCATTCTGGCAACCGGCTCCCGAGGACTTCCGTCCGCCCGACGAGACCCGCCTGCCCTGGGGCATGATCGGACCGACGGCGGCGCTGGTCGGCATCGGCGTGGCGCTGACCGTGGTGGCCGGGCCTCTCTACGACTACGCCGAGCACGCCGCGAACGTGGTCATGGGCGACGCGGTCTACGTCGACGCGGTGTTCCCCGACGGCGCACCCCGTGGCACCGGCGAGTCGGACGACGTCACGTCCGAGGAGGGAGGCCCGTGA
- a CDS encoding Na(+)/H(+) antiporter subunit C codes for MTVLDTVPSAALLLAVGVLFATGVYLLLERSLTRVLLGFMLLGNGVNLAILVAGGRAGAPPITGPDTGTEPMSDPLAQAMILTAIVITLALVAFVLAMAYRSWQLHGHDEVQDDLEDTRIAQLAERDAPSYADSDALESRVTLDEEAATVRDEVALPDPGPRRRPISPTDGGGGDT; via the coding sequence ATGACGGTCCTCGACACCGTGCCTTCGGCCGCTCTGCTCCTCGCCGTCGGAGTGCTGTTCGCGACGGGCGTCTACCTGCTGCTGGAACGATCGCTCACCCGTGTCCTGCTCGGCTTCATGCTCCTGGGAAACGGCGTCAACCTCGCGATCCTCGTCGCCGGCGGCCGCGCCGGAGCGCCGCCGATCACCGGCCCGGACACCGGGACGGAGCCGATGAGCGACCCGCTGGCCCAGGCCATGATCCTGACCGCGATCGTGATCACGCTTGCTCTCGTCGCGTTCGTGCTGGCCATGGCGTATCGCTCCTGGCAACTGCATGGGCACGACGAGGTCCAGGACGACCTGGAGGATACCCGCATCGCACAGCTCGCCGAGCGGGACGCGCCGTCGTACGCCGACAGCGACGCGCTCGAGTCCCGCGTCACGCTGGACGAGGAGGCGGCCACCGTCCGGGACGAGGTCGCGCTCCCGGACCCCGGCCCGCGACGGCGGCCCATCTCTCCCACCGACGGTGGAGGTGGCGACACGTGA
- a CDS encoding HAMP domain-containing sensor histidine kinase, translating to MPRLSMPLFWRVCLINGAVFLLGTLVLALSPATVSARPLLSELVVLLLGLTVIVLVNGALLRTVLRPLDRLTAVTGQIDLRHPGLRLDEEESGPARPLVRGFNAMLERLEVERSTSTARALQAQEAERQRIAQELHDEVGQSLTAVLLGLRHLMDTAPERSRAELDELRGTTRTSLEEVRRISERLRPGDLTELGLVSALAGLARATSARNGPVVRRSLPSAVPELSSETELVIYRVAQEALTNVVRHARAGTVDLSLALSDAGLVLRVVDDGVGIPPGAMGAGIQGMLERAQMIGGELDVRSHGERGRRSGTEVRLSLPLPRRAEP from the coding sequence ATGCCCCGCCTGTCGATGCCGTTGTTCTGGCGTGTCTGTCTGATCAATGGTGCGGTGTTTCTCCTGGGAACGCTTGTCCTCGCGCTGTCACCGGCGACGGTTTCGGCGCGGCCGCTGTTGTCCGAGTTGGTTGTCCTCCTGCTGGGCCTGACCGTGATCGTGCTGGTGAACGGTGCTTTGCTGCGGACGGTGCTGCGTCCGCTGGACCGGTTGACCGCCGTGACGGGCCAGATCGATCTGCGGCATCCTGGCCTGCGCCTGGACGAGGAGGAATCCGGCCCGGCGCGTCCGCTGGTGCGCGGGTTCAACGCGATGCTGGAGCGGCTGGAGGTGGAACGCTCGACGAGTACCGCTCGCGCGCTGCAGGCGCAGGAGGCGGAACGGCAGCGCATCGCTCAGGAGCTGCACGACGAGGTGGGGCAGAGTCTGACCGCGGTTCTCCTCGGGCTTCGGCATCTCATGGACACCGCTCCCGAGCGATCGCGAGCCGAACTGGACGAACTGCGGGGCACGACCCGTACGAGCCTGGAAGAGGTACGCCGAATCTCCGAGCGCCTGCGGCCCGGCGATCTGACGGAGCTCGGGCTGGTCAGCGCACTGGCAGGCCTGGCCCGCGCGACGTCGGCGCGCAACGGGCCGGTCGTCCGGCGGAGCCTGCCCTCCGCGGTTCCCGAGCTGTCCTCCGAGACCGAGCTCGTGATCTACCGTGTCGCGCAGGAGGCCCTGACGAATGTGGTGCGTCACGCGCGTGCCGGGACCGTCGACCTCAGCCTCGCCCTGTCGGACGCCGGCCTCGTCCTCCGCGTCGTGGACGACGGCGTGGGGATTCCCCCCGGTGCGATGGGGGCCGGGATCCAGGGGATGCTGGAGCGCGCCCAGATGATCGGCGGCGAGCTGGACGTACGCTCCCACGGGGAGCGTGGGCGCCGGTCGGGTACGGAAGTGCGGCTCAGCCTTCCCCTGCCGCGGAGGGCCGAGCCGTGA
- a CDS encoding Na+/H+ antiporter subunit E — translation MKLTEPTETPRRRHGRLATLTPTVVLGVLFWVLLWGDLSWANVLSGAALGALVALAFPLPPLRQATTVRPGPLLRLLGRFATDLVLASFQVAWTAVRPGPMPRGGLVPVPLRTTSDLFVATTAGLSSLVPGTLVVDLDTAGPILHVHVLDLAGSGGPEAVRDATLALEERLLRAFASQAELARTGLADPAARPDDQDHEEER, via the coding sequence GTGAAACTGACGGAACCCACCGAGACGCCGCGGCGACGTCACGGCCGGCTTGCCACCCTCACGCCCACGGTGGTTCTGGGAGTGCTGTTCTGGGTGCTGCTGTGGGGTGACCTGTCCTGGGCGAACGTGCTGTCCGGCGCGGCTCTCGGCGCGCTCGTGGCCCTGGCGTTCCCGCTGCCACCTCTGCGGCAGGCCACGACCGTACGGCCGGGTCCGCTGCTCCGCCTGCTTGGCCGGTTCGCGACCGACCTCGTGCTCGCCTCGTTCCAGGTGGCCTGGACCGCGGTGCGGCCCGGCCCGATGCCACGCGGCGGGCTGGTCCCCGTACCACTGCGCACGACGTCGGACCTCTTCGTCGCCACGACGGCGGGTTTGTCGTCCCTGGTCCCCGGGACACTCGTCGTGGACCTCGACACGGCGGGCCCGATCCTGCACGTCCACGTCCTGGACCTCGCCGGGTCGGGAGGTCCCGAGGCCGTGCGGGACGCCACACTGGCCCTGGAGGAACGGCTGCTCCGGGCATTCGCCTCCCAGGCGGAGCTGGCCCGCACAGGGCTGGCCGATCCGGCCGCACGCCCAGATGACCAGGACCACGAGGAGGAACGCTGA
- a CDS encoding response regulator: MTVRILLADDHTLVRSGVRRILESEPDLEVVAEAADGAAAVELSRSMHPDLVVLDVSMPRLTGLQAAREISRRLPGVRTLILSMHDNEQYFFAALKAGASGYVLKSAADEDLVEACHAAMRGEPFLYAGVTSTLVGDFLERMRRGDSAPHAVLTPREEEVIKLIAEGRTSRQIAAELVISHKTVERHRANILTKLGMRDRTEMTRYAIRAGLVEP; encoded by the coding sequence GTGACGGTGCGCATCCTCCTCGCCGACGATCACACCCTCGTCCGCAGTGGTGTCCGCCGGATCCTGGAGTCGGAACCCGACCTCGAGGTCGTCGCGGAGGCGGCCGACGGCGCCGCCGCCGTCGAGCTCTCGCGCTCGATGCACCCTGACCTCGTCGTGCTCGACGTCTCGATGCCCCGGCTGACCGGCCTGCAGGCAGCCCGGGAGATCTCCCGGCGGCTCCCCGGGGTGCGCACGCTCATCCTGTCCATGCATGACAACGAGCAGTACTTCTTCGCCGCGCTCAAGGCGGGCGCCAGCGGCTACGTGCTCAAGTCGGCGGCGGACGAGGACCTGGTCGAGGCATGCCACGCCGCCATGCGCGGCGAACCGTTCCTGTACGCCGGGGTCACCAGCACGCTCGTGGGAGATTTCCTCGAACGGATGCGCCGCGGCGACAGCGCACCTCATGCCGTGCTCACGCCACGTGAGGAGGAGGTGATCAAGCTGATCGCCGAGGGCCGCACGTCACGGCAGATCGCCGCTGAGCTGGTGATCAGCCACAAGACGGTGGAGCGACACCGCGCCAACATCCTGACCAAGCTCGGGATGCGGGACCGGACCGAGATGACCCGGTACGCGATCCGAGCCGGGCTCGTGGAACCGTGA
- a CDS encoding cation:proton antiporter, producing the protein MEVFLQLGLVILSLGVLGAFAGKVGISAIPLYLLAGLAFGIGGIHDLGEIADFLAIGAEIGIVLLLFTIGLEYTPRELVGTMRTSWRGAVVDLVLNATPGVVCALLLGWGPLAAVVFGGVTYISSSGIIAKVLTDLGWLGNRETPTVLSLLVAEDLVMAIYLPIVTTVLAGLAFAQAAWGLALALLAVGAAFLVASRGGSALSRFLASPSDEILMLKVLGVILVVAGLAEQVHVSAAVGAFFVGIALSGEVSHQAERILQPLKNLFAAFFFVNFGLQTDPQSLPPVLTVAAVLAVVTIGTKFATGWWAARSTGSAFSGRLRAGLLLLPRGEFSIVIAGLGVSAGLDPELGALAAAYVLILAAIGPLAPRLAAPITSGRRKRLRGSGPKPPPLQEPGLARPPVRT; encoded by the coding sequence GTGGAAGTCTTCCTGCAGCTCGGCCTGGTGATCCTGAGCCTGGGCGTCCTGGGTGCGTTCGCCGGCAAGGTGGGGATCTCCGCCATCCCGCTCTACCTGCTCGCGGGGCTGGCCTTCGGGATCGGTGGCATCCACGACCTCGGGGAGATCGCCGACTTCCTCGCCATCGGGGCGGAGATCGGCATCGTCCTGCTCCTGTTCACGATCGGCCTCGAGTACACACCGCGCGAACTGGTCGGCACCATGCGCACCTCCTGGAGGGGCGCGGTCGTCGACCTGGTCCTCAACGCCACCCCGGGCGTGGTGTGCGCCCTGCTGCTCGGCTGGGGGCCTCTGGCCGCGGTCGTGTTCGGCGGCGTGACCTACATCTCGTCCTCGGGCATCATCGCCAAGGTCCTGACCGACCTGGGCTGGCTCGGTAACCGCGAGACCCCGACCGTCCTCTCGCTGCTCGTGGCCGAGGACCTCGTCATGGCGATCTACCTGCCGATCGTCACCACCGTCCTCGCGGGCCTCGCGTTCGCGCAGGCCGCCTGGGGCCTCGCACTGGCCCTGCTCGCCGTCGGGGCCGCGTTCCTGGTCGCCTCCCGCGGAGGCAGCGCGCTCTCGCGGTTTCTCGCCTCGCCCAGCGACGAGATCCTGATGCTGAAGGTCCTGGGCGTCATCCTCGTCGTCGCCGGACTCGCCGAGCAGGTGCACGTCTCGGCCGCGGTGGGAGCGTTCTTCGTCGGTATCGCCCTCTCAGGCGAGGTATCCCACCAGGCCGAACGCATCCTGCAGCCCCTGAAGAACCTGTTCGCGGCCTTCTTCTTCGTCAACTTCGGACTGCAGACCGACCCGCAGTCGCTCCCACCCGTCCTCACCGTCGCGGCCGTCCTGGCGGTGGTGACGATCGGCACGAAGTTCGCCACCGGCTGGTGGGCGGCCCGCAGTACCGGGTCGGCCTTCAGCGGCCGACTGCGTGCCGGGCTGCTGCTCCTGCCGCGTGGAGAGTTCTCCATCGTCATCGCCGGACTCGGGGTCTCGGCCGGGCTCGATCCGGAACTGGGTGCCCTGGCCGCCGCCTACGTGCTGATCCTCGCGGCGATCGGGCCCCTCGCGCCACGCCTGGCCGCTCCGATCACCAGCGGCCGCCGCAAGCGCCTCCGCGGCAGCGGGCCGAAGCCTCCGCCGCTCCAGGAACCAGGCCTGGCACGTCCACCGGTGCGGACCTGA
- a CDS encoding Na+/H+ antiporter subunit A: protein MLAVLLAHALVALAAPALVARLGRRAFWVLALAPATAAAYALYQTGDILAGRAPAEHLPWIPALGIAVDLRLDTLSWMMLLVVGSVGTLVLLYCSSYFARDAHGLGRFGGFLVAFAGSMAGLVVADDMLVLLVFWELTAVFSYLLIGHYMDRTSSRRAAMQAMIVTTAGGLAMLVGVVVLGVTAGTWSVSAIVAAPPSGPAVTIAVLCLLAGAATKSALVPTHFWLPAAMAAPTPVSAYLHAAAMVKAGVYLVARFAPAFSDLVAWRAVVLALGGTTLLLGGYRALRQHDLKLILAFGTVSQLGLLTLLLGYGTRAAALAGLALLGAHAMFKASLFLVVGIVDAATGTRDLRRLAGVGRRLPLTALAAALATASMIGLPPFAGYVAKEAALEAWTHGGGTLAMVTTGVVAVGSALTVAYGLRFLWGAFKPRLSSPPGPPGPDTATAGRHDIVPVPAHPQPFWMVAPPFLLAVLGLVVALAPGIGERLLAPYADTYPTGEPGHLTLWGGLTPALAVTAAVLLAGALAFLYRDRVERLQDSLWSPVGADVVYRRLTRRLERLAGAVTAGTQRGSLPFYLGVILVALVVGPGLGLAWGLADRPGDTAFPAVSRADGGEILQLGPFTVVPWDRPAQLAVVLVVAVAAVLTANARRRLKAVILVGVAGYGNAALFVLHGAPDLALTQVLAETLILIVMILVLRRLPPYFSDRPLAASRWVRLAIGVATGLVVMMLVAVAPLARRHLPVSVDFPEEAETFGGGHNVVNVTLVDIRAWDTVGEISVLLVAATGVASLVFLRQSRSDALRLDRAAALQAVERPPRTGAQPEQRREWLLTGPTLEPGQRSVLFEVLTRIMFHPMILFALFLLFSGHNAPGGGFAAGLVTGLALTIRYLAGGRFELGAAAPVHPGLVLGTGLFLSAGVGLAALLAGQAALESTIVDLHLPVLGDVHLVTSLFFDIGVFLLVVGLVIDILRSFGAELDRQAETGSRSPEPSERTATTGGDPV, encoded by the coding sequence GTGCTTGCAGTACTTCTCGCGCATGCGCTCGTCGCCCTGGCGGCGCCCGCCCTCGTCGCCCGCCTCGGGCGACGGGCGTTCTGGGTACTCGCCCTGGCCCCCGCGACGGCGGCCGCGTACGCCCTTTACCAGACAGGCGACATCCTGGCCGGGCGCGCCCCGGCCGAGCACCTGCCCTGGATACCCGCGCTGGGCATCGCCGTCGACCTCCGGCTCGACACACTGTCCTGGATGATGCTCCTGGTGGTCGGCTCGGTCGGCACCCTGGTACTGCTCTACTGCAGCTCCTACTTCGCCCGCGACGCGCACGGGCTCGGCCGGTTCGGCGGCTTCCTGGTGGCGTTCGCCGGCTCCATGGCGGGTCTGGTCGTCGCCGACGACATGCTCGTGCTGCTCGTGTTCTGGGAGCTCACCGCGGTGTTCTCCTACCTGCTGATCGGCCACTACATGGACCGCACCTCATCACGGCGCGCGGCCATGCAGGCGATGATCGTGACCACGGCCGGCGGCCTGGCGATGCTGGTCGGCGTCGTGGTGCTCGGGGTGACCGCCGGAACCTGGAGCGTCTCGGCGATCGTCGCCGCACCGCCGTCCGGACCCGCCGTGACCATCGCGGTCCTGTGCCTCCTCGCCGGCGCGGCCACCAAGTCCGCCCTCGTCCCGACGCACTTCTGGCTGCCCGCCGCAATGGCAGCTCCCACCCCGGTGTCGGCCTATCTGCACGCCGCGGCCATGGTGAAGGCGGGCGTCTACCTGGTGGCGCGGTTCGCGCCCGCCTTCTCCGACCTCGTGGCGTGGCGCGCCGTCGTCCTGGCACTCGGGGGCACCACGCTCCTGCTCGGCGGGTACCGCGCGTTGCGCCAGCACGACCTGAAGCTGATCCTCGCGTTCGGTACGGTCTCCCAGCTCGGACTCCTCACGCTGCTCCTCGGTTACGGAACACGGGCCGCCGCTCTCGCCGGCCTGGCCCTCCTGGGTGCACACGCCATGTTCAAAGCCAGTCTGTTCCTGGTCGTGGGCATCGTCGACGCGGCGACCGGCACCCGTGACCTGCGCCGGCTCGCCGGCGTCGGTCGCAGGCTCCCTCTCACGGCACTGGCCGCAGCGCTCGCGACAGCCTCGATGATCGGGCTGCCACCCTTCGCCGGCTATGTCGCCAAGGAGGCCGCACTGGAGGCCTGGACCCATGGCGGCGGCACCCTCGCCATGGTCACGACCGGTGTCGTCGCCGTGGGGTCGGCGCTCACCGTGGCGTACGGGCTCCGCTTCCTCTGGGGTGCCTTCAAGCCCCGGCTCTCCTCCCCACCCGGCCCGCCCGGCCCAGACACCGCCACGGCCGGCCGGCACGACATCGTGCCGGTCCCCGCACACCCGCAGCCGTTCTGGATGGTGGCCCCGCCCTTCCTCCTGGCCGTCCTCGGCCTCGTCGTCGCCCTCGCGCCCGGGATCGGCGAGCGACTCCTCGCACCGTACGCGGACACCTACCCCACCGGCGAACCCGGGCACCTCACCCTCTGGGGCGGCCTGACACCAGCGCTCGCGGTCACCGCCGCGGTCCTGCTCGCCGGCGCTCTCGCGTTCCTGTACCGCGATCGGGTCGAGCGGCTCCAGGACTCCCTCTGGTCTCCGGTCGGTGCCGACGTCGTCTACCGGCGACTCACGCGAAGGCTCGAGCGGCTGGCGGGTGCCGTGACCGCCGGCACGCAGCGCGGATCCCTGCCCTTCTACCTGGGCGTGATCCTCGTCGCCCTGGTCGTCGGCCCCGGGCTCGGCCTTGCCTGGGGCCTTGCCGACCGGCCCGGCGACACCGCGTTCCCGGCGGTATCGCGCGCCGACGGTGGCGAGATCCTGCAACTCGGCCCCTTCACCGTGGTGCCGTGGGACCGTCCGGCACAGCTCGCCGTCGTGCTGGTCGTCGCGGTGGCTGCCGTCCTCACCGCCAACGCGCGACGCCGGCTGAAGGCCGTGATTCTCGTGGGGGTGGCAGGATACGGCAACGCCGCTCTGTTCGTGCTGCACGGAGCCCCGGACCTCGCCCTGACTCAGGTGCTGGCCGAGACGCTGATCCTGATCGTGATGATCCTGGTCCTGCGCCGCCTGCCGCCCTACTTCTCGGACCGGCCGCTGGCCGCGAGCCGGTGGGTGCGGCTGGCCATCGGTGTGGCCACGGGCCTCGTCGTCATGATGCTCGTGGCGGTCGCGCCGCTCGCACGAAGGCACCTGCCGGTGTCGGTGGACTTCCCCGAGGAGGCCGAGACCTTCGGAGGCGGGCACAACGTCGTCAATGTCACGCTCGTCGACATCCGTGCCTGGGACACGGTGGGTGAGATCTCGGTGCTCCTCGTGGCAGCGACCGGGGTCGCTTCGCTCGTGTTCCTGCGCCAGAGCAGGAGCGACGCCCTACGCCTCGACCGTGCCGCCGCACTGCAGGCCGTCGAACGGCCTCCGCGCACCGGCGCTCAGCCGGAACAACGGCGGGAGTGGCTGCTGACCGGCCCCACGCTCGAACCGGGCCAACGGTCGGTGCTGTTCGAGGTGCTCACCAGGATCATGTTCCACCCCATGATCCTGTTCGCCTTGTTCCTGCTGTTCAGTGGACACAACGCGCCGGGCGGGGGTTTCGCGGCGGGTCTGGTGACAGGCCTTGCCCTGACCATCCGCTACCTCGCCGGGGGACGCTTCGAGCTCGGAGCAGCCGCACCCGTACATCCGGGCCTCGTGCTCGGCACCGGCCTGTTCCTCTCGGCCGGTGTAGGCCTCGCCGCACTGCTGGCCGGCCAGGCGGCGCTCGAGAGCACGATCGTGGACCTGCATCTGCCGGTGCTGGGTGACGTGCACCTGGTCACCAGCCTGTTCTTCGACATCGGGGTGTTCCTCCTCGTCGTCGGTCTGGTCATCGACATCCTGCGCAGCTTCGGCGCGGAACTGGACCGCCAGGCCGAGACCGGCTCACGGTCTCCCGAACCCAGCGAACGTACCGCCACCACCGGGGGTGATCCCGTATGA
- a CDS encoding ribokinase produces MGGRVVVVGSANVDVVVEVPHHPRDGETVLGGDVRRTPGGKGANQAVAATRGGGAETTFVGAVGRDESAELLLSSLERAAVRTDLVDRVDAATGTALITVAPDGGNAIAVAPGANSHVRVDAARSARIAEADVVLLQLEIPVDVVRSAAAAKRPDGRVVLNAAPSRRLPAGVWSLVDILVVNETEAADLAGGLPGPTTTGTGLDDTTVDPAALVEALLDRVPAVVVTLGAEGSLVAERGKRPLAIPALPVRAVDTTGAGDTYCGVLAAALSRGASLDDAARLATAAGALAVTCPGAQDAIPTAADVAALAAGSTTATGRTNRHP; encoded by the coding sequence ATGGGTGGACGCGTCGTCGTGGTGGGTTCGGCCAACGTCGACGTGGTCGTCGAGGTCCCGCATCATCCGCGGGACGGCGAGACCGTGCTCGGCGGTGACGTCCGGCGGACCCCGGGAGGCAAGGGCGCGAACCAAGCGGTGGCCGCGACGCGGGGAGGCGGTGCGGAGACGACGTTCGTCGGTGCCGTCGGGCGCGACGAGTCCGCGGAGCTGCTGCTGTCCTCGCTGGAGCGCGCCGCGGTCCGGACGGACCTCGTGGACCGGGTCGACGCGGCGACCGGTACGGCGCTCATCACCGTCGCCCCCGACGGCGGGAACGCGATCGCCGTGGCCCCGGGGGCGAACTCTCACGTGCGGGTCGATGCGGCGCGGTCCGCGCGCATCGCGGAGGCCGACGTCGTCCTGCTCCAGCTGGAGATCCCGGTCGACGTCGTCCGTTCCGCCGCCGCCGCGAAGCGTCCGGATGGGCGGGTGGTGCTGAACGCGGCGCCGTCGCGACGGCTGCCGGCCGGCGTGTGGTCGCTGGTCGACATCCTGGTCGTCAACGAGACCGAGGCGGCGGACCTGGCCGGCGGTCTGCCCGGCCCGACGACGACAGGAACAGGCCTGGACGACACCACGGTTGATCCCGCGGCACTGGTCGAGGCGCTGCTGGACCGGGTTCCCGCCGTCGTGGTGACGCTGGGCGCGGAGGGAAGCCTCGTCGCCGAGCGGGGGAAACGTCCGCTCGCGATCCCGGCCCTTCCCGTCCGGGCGGTCGACACCACCGGTGCCGGTGACACCTACTGCGGCGTGCTCGCGGCGGCCCTCTCGCGGGGTGCGTCCCTGGACGACGCCGCTCGCCTCGCGACGGCGGCGGGAGCTCTCGCCGTCACGTGCCCGGGCGCGCAGGACGCGATCCCGACGGCTGCGGACGTGGCGGCACTGGCTGCCGGTAGCACGACGGCTACCGGCCGTACAAACCGGCACCCGTGA
- a CDS encoding cation:proton antiporter regulatory subunit, whose translation MDVERTELPGIGVRFEFETKRGVRLGIVAHREGRRDFILYDPDDSDTALDCITLDSDESASVGELLGGGRVVEKLSRLHREIDNLVSRQLLVDATSPYADRPLGDTRTRTRTGASVVAVIRDSGVETGPSPSTVLHVGDRLVTIGTEEAVGKAGRILRGLE comes from the coding sequence GTGGACGTGGAGCGCACCGAGTTGCCCGGGATCGGTGTCCGGTTCGAGTTCGAGACCAAGCGGGGGGTGCGTCTCGGCATCGTCGCCCACCGCGAGGGCCGGCGCGACTTCATCCTCTACGACCCCGACGACTCCGATACCGCTCTCGATTGCATCACGCTGGACTCCGACGAGTCGGCGTCCGTGGGTGAACTGCTCGGTGGCGGCCGTGTCGTGGAGAAGCTCAGCCGCCTGCACCGCGAGATCGACAACCTGGTCTCGCGTCAGCTCCTGGTCGACGCCACCAGCCCTTACGCCGACCGGCCCCTCGGCGACACCCGCACCCGCACCCGCACGGGCGCCTCGGTCGTCGCCGTGATCCGGGACTCGGGCGTGGAGACCGGCCCCTCTCCGTCAACGGTCCTGCACGTCGGCGACCGCCTCGTGACCATCGGTACGGAGGAAGCCGTCGGCAAGGCCGGCCGTATCCTGCGCGGGCTCGAGTAG